A single window of Anopheles moucheti chromosome 2, idAnoMoucSN_F20_07, whole genome shotgun sequence DNA harbors:
- the LOC128309484 gene encoding uncharacterized protein LOC128309484 gives MMLQISCQLVVFLLCTILLTLSSTDAGPTYECELQKRDDENVCVFRNVMYATNITGVTFKAPTDKIQHVAFEDSTLEHLPKELLSAFPDLRSLSVPNANLSSVTIPAKLERLYASDNQISRIIVHQTRDSTTMLELMLDSNNLQDVTNLTRLAKLEILNLSGNKDLPDDGTIELGRFKGMNGLRHLLLSDVGAYYFENEKDVSLPELELLDLSNNKLLTSNLIVKVFEPLKSLQILRLGHNQLQDLDVMQLTNGNPQLKQIYLEGNHFKCDHQRLILNHLHKAGVETPVTNRQGRCMLSFEKQDDMCCISQMPWATTGTSTPKVPPRPSDEEGNRMTDRTSISTSTDTVVMVQSKERTTSTVIPPATVPKSNEGKNGAAMVTLGNTSWFGVLLVTAIAKLILF, from the exons ATGATGCTACAAATAAGTTG CCAACTGGTCGTGTTCCTGCTCTGCACTATTCTGCTGACACTTTCATCCACTGACGCCGGCCCAACGTACGAATGTGAGCTGCAAAAGCGGGACGATgagaatgtgtgcgtgttccgCAATGTGATGTACGCCACCAATATAACAGGCGTTACGTTCAAGGCGCCGACCGACAAGATACAGCATGTCGCCTTCGAGGACAGCACGCTCGAACATTTGCCCAAGGAACTGCTTTCCGCGTTTCCCGATCTACGATCGCTTAGTGTGCCGAACGCCAATCTCAGCTCGGTCACCATTCCCGCCAAGCTGGAGCGTCTGTACGCGTCGGACAATCAAATCTCGCGCATTATCGTGCATCAGACGCGCGATAGTACGACCATGCTGGAGCTAATGCTCGACTCGAACAACCTGCAGGATGTGACCAATCTGACGCGCTTGGCAAAGCTGGAAATCCTCAATCTGAGCGGCAATAAGGACCTCCCGGACGATGGTACGATCGAGCTGGGACGGTTCAAGGGTATGAACGGGTTGCGTCACCTGTTACTTTCCGACGTGGGAGCCTATTATTTCGAGAATGAAAAGGACGTGTCACTGCCGGAGTTGGAACTGCTTGACCTTTCCAACAACAAGCTGCTAACGTCGAACTTGATCGTGAAAGTGTTTGAACCACTGAAATCGCTACAGATTCTGCGACTCGGCCACAACCAGTTGCAGGATCTGGATGTGATGCAGCTGACGAATGGCAATCCGCAGCTGAAACAGATCTACCTCGAGGGCAACCATTTCAAGTGCGATCATCAACGGTTGATTTTGAACCACCTGCATAAGGCTGGTGTTGAGACGCCCGTCACCAACAGGCAGGGTCGTTGTATGTTGAGTTTTGAAAAGCAGGACGATATGTGCTGCATTTCCCAAATGCCCTGGGCTACGACCGGAACGAGTACACCGAAAGTACCACCGAGACCATCGGACGAGGAAGGTAACCGTATGACGGATAGAACGTCCATTAGCACTAGCACGGAtacggtggtgatggtgcagAGCAAGGAACGGACGACAAGTACTGTGATTCCACCTGCAACCGTTCCCAAATCGAACGAAGGCAAGAACGGGGCAGCGATGGTCACGTTGGGTAACACTAGCTGGTTCGGCGTTCTGTTGGTGACGGCCATTGCGAAACTAATTCTATTCTAA